From the Oryza glaberrima chromosome 5, OglaRS2, whole genome shotgun sequence genome, one window contains:
- the LOC127772692 gene encoding SAGA-associated factor 11 translates to MSSSTDAPVSPRSQFALACFEELLETAVVDVASECHRIARLGLDRGVDAEEEELRAWAARDHPGAEEGGGAVGGGGGNKGVVDVFGQVLPAVAADLVDCMNCGRPVAAGRFAPHLEKCMGKGRKARTKTTRSSTAGRTRNNNGSAASSYSPYSSPAIANRASLPNGVTDGSASVTGEDHSNHILPEP, encoded by the exons TTCGCGCTGGCCTGCTTCGAGGAGCTTCTTGAGACCGCGGTGGTGGACGTGGCCTCCGAGTGCCACCGCATCGCGCGCCTGGGCCTCGACCGCGGCgtcgacgccgaggaggaggagctccgcgCCTGGGCCGCCCGCGACCACCCGGGGgccgaggagggcggcggcgccgtcggcggtggcggagggaaCAAGGGGGTGGTCGATGTATTTGGCCAGGTGCtccccgccgtggccgccgaccTCGTCGACTGCATGAACTGCGgacgccccgtcgccgccggccgcttcgCCCCTCACCTCGAGAAGTGCATGGGCAAG GGACGCAAAGCTCGCACAAAAACAACAAGAAGTAGTACCGCTGGACGAACTAGGAACAACAATGGTAGCGCGGCTTCTTCATACTCCCCGTATTCCAGCCCAGCTATCGCTAACAGAGCAAGCCTTCCTAACGGTGTCACTGATGGCAGTGCCAGTGTCACAGGAGAGGATCACAGCAATCACATATTGCCGGAGCCCTGA